The following proteins are co-located in the Victivallis lenta genome:
- the folP gene encoding dihydropteroate synthase has protein sequence MHERTRPLLMGIVNVTGDSFSEGGASSPATAVDRALALLDEGADLLDIGGESTRPGAAVIPADEESLRVVPVLRELRKLRPSAILSVDTRKAGVARAALDCGVDMINDVSMLRFSPDMADVVAASDAALIIAHSRGTPQNMRNSEFHDYGDDPVAAVVAELAGAKAKALAAGVADEKIYVDPDFGFAKTPEQDWEILRRIDELHQLGPVVAGMSRKSFLGNFLEQPDPMQRLGGTVAAALYLADREVEILRVHDVRQVSDALSVWDKLR, from the coding sequence ATGCATGAACGTACGCGTCCGCTGCTGATGGGAATCGTCAATGTGACCGGCGATTCGTTCAGCGAGGGAGGCGCTTCTTCGCCGGCGACGGCGGTGGACCGGGCGCTGGCCCTTCTGGACGAGGGGGCCGACCTGCTCGACATCGGCGGGGAATCGACCCGCCCCGGCGCGGCGGTGATTCCGGCGGACGAGGAGTCGCTGCGGGTTGTTCCGGTGCTCCGCGAGCTCCGGAAGCTGCGCCCGTCGGCGATTCTGTCGGTCGATACGCGCAAGGCCGGGGTCGCCCGGGCGGCGCTGGATTGCGGCGTCGACATGATCAACGACGTTTCGATGCTGCGTTTTTCGCCGGATATGGCGGACGTGGTCGCGGCGTCCGATGCGGCGCTGATCATCGCGCATTCGCGCGGAACGCCGCAGAATATGAGGAATTCCGAGTTCCACGACTACGGCGACGATCCGGTCGCGGCTGTCGTCGCGGAGCTGGCCGGGGCGAAAGCGAAGGCGTTGGCCGCCGGCGTGGCCGATGAGAAGATCTATGTCGATCCCGACTTCGGATTTGCGAAGACGCCGGAGCAGGATTGGGAGATCCTGCGCCGGATCGACGAGCTGCACCAGCTCGGCCCCGTGGTTGCCGGCATGTCCCGCAAATCGTTTCTCGGGAATTTCCTCGAGCAGCCGGACCCGATGCAGCGGCTCGGCGGAACCGTGGCCGCGGCGCTCTACCTGGCGGACCGCGAGGTCGAAATCCTGCGGGTGCACGATGTCCGGCAGGTGAGCGACGCTTTGAGTGTCTGGGATAAGCTCCGTTGA
- a CDS encoding sn-glycerol-1-phosphate dehydrogenase, producing MNLITIPPGLETESFVLEADALRHAPEILRKHWGAGPDAWIVADENTWTAAGEKLNAIFEEAGIGRCAPYLFPGRPILHATVEHVDELLAAFPENCVPVAVGGGTVNDLVKRASGVKGVRYCCVPTAPSVDGYTSYGAALNVDGLKKTLPCPAPLAIVADTAVLDSAPPEMFAAGYADLMAKIPAGADWIVVDQLGMEPVRPDVWELVQTPLRDNLSDPADVRRVFMGLAATGYSMQLYRDSRPASGAEHLMSHIWEMENLTFNGDSVSHGFKVSVGTVASTALYEALFSLTEKEARRYAEPGLPRAAREAEIDALLIRGCYGAEAKEIALSKFLEGEKLAERRELIYRNWNALKERTQKQLYPLAELKAMLKAAHCPASPAEIGLESGQYVHGVAAAQLIRKRYTILDLVYELGLSKALLAAL from the coding sequence ATGAATCTGATCACCATCCCGCCCGGACTGGAAACGGAGAGCTTCGTGCTCGAAGCGGACGCCTTGCGCCATGCGCCGGAAATCCTGCGCAAACACTGGGGTGCCGGCCCGGATGCGTGGATCGTCGCGGACGAAAACACCTGGACCGCCGCCGGAGAGAAGCTCAACGCCATTTTCGAGGAAGCCGGAATCGGGCGCTGCGCGCCGTATCTGTTCCCCGGCAGGCCGATCCTGCACGCGACGGTCGAACATGTCGACGAACTGCTGGCCGCATTCCCGGAAAACTGCGTGCCGGTCGCGGTCGGCGGCGGGACGGTCAACGATCTGGTCAAACGCGCCTCGGGGGTGAAGGGGGTCCGTTACTGCTGCGTGCCGACCGCTCCGTCCGTGGACGGTTACACCTCGTACGGCGCGGCGCTGAACGTCGACGGACTCAAGAAAACGCTGCCCTGTCCGGCGCCGCTGGCGATCGTCGCGGACACCGCCGTGCTCGACAGCGCGCCGCCCGAAATGTTCGCGGCCGGTTATGCGGACCTCATGGCGAAAATTCCGGCCGGAGCCGACTGGATCGTCGTCGACCAGCTCGGAATGGAGCCGGTCCGGCCGGACGTCTGGGAGCTGGTACAGACGCCGCTCCGCGACAATTTATCCGATCCGGCGGATGTCAGGCGCGTTTTCATGGGGCTGGCGGCGACCGGATACTCCATGCAGCTCTACCGCGACTCCCGCCCGGCCTCCGGCGCGGAGCACCTGATGAGCCACATATGGGAGATGGAGAACCTGACTTTCAACGGCGACTCCGTCTCGCACGGGTTTAAAGTTTCGGTCGGCACGGTCGCCTCGACCGCACTCTACGAAGCGCTCTTTTCGCTGACGGAGAAAGAGGCGCGCCGCTATGCGGAACCCGGACTGCCGCGCGCGGCCCGCGAAGCGGAAATCGACGCGCTGCTGATCCGCGGCTGCTACGGTGCCGAAGCGAAGGAGATCGCGCTGTCCAAATTCCTCGAAGGGGAGAAGCTGGCGGAACGGCGGGAACTCATCTACCGCAACTGGAATGCGCTGAAGGAACGGACGCAAAAGCAGCTCTATCCGCTCGCGGAACTCAAAGCGATGCTGAAAGCGGCGCACTGTCCGGCGTCGCCGGCGGAGATCGGGCTGGAGAGCGGTCAATACGTTCACGGCGTCGCGGCGGCTCAGCTGATCCGCAAACGCTACACGATCCTCGACCTCGTCTACGAACTCGGACTCTCGAAAGCGCTGCTGGCCGCACTGTAG
- the gyrA gene encoding DNA gyrase subunit A: MSDFETRDIPVNIEDIMHTAYLQYSLSVNVGRAIPDVRDGLKPVNRRILYAMKMLNLGKSHATVKCARVVGEVMGKYHPHGDSAIYDALVRLAQDFSMRAPLIEGQGNFGNIDGDPAAASRYTECRMERLAEEMLFDIEKDTVNMIPNFDESEKEPEVLPASFPQLLVNGTTGIGVGMATSIPPHNLGEVIDATVCLLDNPKATVDELMEYLPGPDFPTGAIIRGRYSMRQFYQTGRGSVKLRAKADIIEKDGVEQIIITEIPYAINKGQLVEKIAELVKDKRITGISSITDVSSKRVGLRIEIGVKRGAMGSVILNQLYSQTQLETVIGCTMLVVDHNRPRTMNLAQVLQAYIDHRLEVVLRRAIFDLNKAEARSHILEGLLKALANIDEVVQIIRESRNRQEAQTNLIARFAFTQIQADAILDMRLHQLTGLAVEVVQAEFDELQVKIDYLRKLVASRDMRLGVIREELIEIKNKYSDPRRSEITVDDSDLNIADLIPRHSCVITVSNTGYIKRVPSDTYRTQHRGGKGIIGMETKEEDYVEHLFNADSHDLIFFFTDRGFMYWLNVYEIPEGSRTGKGKAIVNMIKVEPGEKICAMLTVSPDEFDDPNKYIVMASRRGYIKKSELALFKNLRRVGLRALVIEEDDDLIGAGISENGNEILLSTRLGMACLFDQDDEQIRPMGRTARGVTGMRFKIDGDSVVSMEVIREHVYTEAEMTGEEGETETEVEVEVETDEEGPVFGSGPEVLVVTDGGMGKRSFVSTYRKTNRGAKGVVNIKLREGEHVLAVVQVTDDDEILLTTERGQLVRIPASEIRTVGRASKGVRIMNLNNGDRITGVAKLVKVEIEKTAVTVDGEIENKADNVLAEAAAMPEEPAVPGEDVPEQPGESEE, translated from the coding sequence ATGAGCGATTTCGAGACCAGGGACATTCCCGTCAATATTGAAGACATCATGCATACTGCATATCTGCAGTATTCGCTGAGCGTCAACGTCGGGCGGGCGATCCCGGATGTGCGCGACGGCCTGAAGCCGGTGAACCGGCGCATTCTCTACGCGATGAAAATGCTGAACCTCGGCAAGTCTCACGCGACCGTCAAGTGCGCGCGCGTGGTCGGCGAGGTCATGGGTAAATACCACCCGCACGGCGATTCCGCGATTTACGACGCGCTGGTCCGCCTCGCGCAGGATTTCTCGATGCGCGCTCCGCTCATCGAGGGGCAGGGCAATTTCGGCAATATCGACGGCGATCCGGCGGCGGCCAGCCGCTACACCGAGTGCCGCATGGAGCGCCTCGCCGAAGAGATGCTTTTCGACATCGAAAAAGACACCGTCAACATGATCCCGAACTTCGACGAGTCGGAAAAGGAGCCCGAGGTGCTTCCGGCCAGCTTCCCGCAGCTTCTGGTCAACGGCACGACCGGCATCGGCGTCGGCATGGCGACCAGCATCCCGCCGCACAACCTCGGCGAAGTCATCGACGCGACGGTCTGTCTGCTCGACAATCCGAAGGCGACGGTCGACGAGCTCATGGAGTACCTGCCCGGCCCGGATTTTCCGACCGGCGCGATCATTCGCGGCCGCTATTCGATGCGCCAGTTCTACCAGACCGGACGCGGCAGCGTAAAGCTGCGCGCGAAGGCCGACATCATCGAGAAGGACGGCGTCGAGCAGATCATCATCACCGAGATTCCGTACGCGATCAACAAGGGGCAGCTCGTCGAGAAGATCGCCGAACTCGTGAAGGATAAGCGCATCACCGGCATCTCTTCGATCACCGACGTGTCGAGCAAGCGCGTCGGTCTCCGCATCGAGATCGGCGTCAAGCGCGGCGCGATGGGCAGCGTGATCCTGAACCAGCTTTACAGCCAGACCCAGCTCGAAACCGTGATCGGCTGCACGATGCTCGTGGTTGACCACAACCGGCCTCGCACGATGAACCTCGCGCAGGTGCTGCAGGCTTACATCGACCACCGGCTCGAAGTCGTGCTCCGCCGCGCGATTTTCGATCTGAACAAGGCCGAAGCGCGTTCCCACATCCTCGAAGGGTTGCTGAAGGCGCTGGCGAACATCGACGAAGTCGTGCAGATCATCCGTGAGTCGCGCAACCGGCAGGAGGCGCAGACGAACCTGATCGCCCGCTTCGCGTTCACGCAGATTCAGGCCGACGCGATCCTCGACATGCGGCTGCACCAGCTGACCGGTCTGGCCGTCGAAGTGGTTCAGGCCGAGTTCGACGAGCTTCAGGTCAAGATCGATTATCTGCGCAAGCTCGTGGCCAGCCGCGACATGCGGCTCGGCGTGATCCGCGAGGAGCTGATCGAGATCAAGAACAAGTACAGCGACCCGCGCCGTTCCGAAATCACGGTCGACGACTCCGACCTGAACATCGCGGACCTGATTCCGCGCCACAGCTGCGTGATCACCGTGTCGAATACCGGCTATATCAAGCGGGTTCCGAGCGACACCTACCGCACGCAGCACCGCGGCGGCAAGGGCATCATCGGCATGGAGACCAAGGAGGAGGATTACGTCGAGCACCTGTTCAATGCGGACAGCCACGATCTGATCTTCTTCTTCACGGACCGCGGTTTCATGTACTGGCTGAACGTCTATGAGATTCCGGAGGGTTCGCGGACCGGCAAGGGCAAGGCGATCGTGAACATGATCAAGGTCGAGCCCGGCGAGAAGATCTGCGCGATGCTGACCGTCTCTCCGGACGAGTTCGACGACCCGAACAAATACATCGTCATGGCCTCGCGCAGGGGCTACATCAAGAAGAGCGAGCTTGCGCTGTTCAAGAACCTGCGCCGCGTGGGGCTGCGCGCGCTCGTCATCGAAGAGGACGACGACCTGATCGGCGCCGGCATCAGCGAGAACGGCAACGAGATTCTGCTCTCTACCCGGCTCGGCATGGCGTGCCTCTTCGACCAGGACGACGAGCAGATCCGCCCGATGGGCCGCACGGCCCGCGGCGTGACCGGCATGCGCTTCAAGATCGACGGCGACTCCGTGGTCAGCATGGAGGTCATCCGCGAGCATGTCTATACCGAAGCCGAAATGACCGGTGAGGAAGGCGAAACCGAAACGGAAGTCGAAGTCGAAGTCGAGACGGACGAGGAAGGTCCGGTCTTCGGCAGCGGTCCCGAGGTGCTGGTCGTCACCGACGGCGGCATGGGCAAGCGCTCGTTCGTCAGCACCTACCGCAAGACGAACCGCGGAGCGAAGGGGGTCGTGAACATCAAGCTGCGCGAGGGTGAGCATGTGCTTGCCGTCGTGCAGGTGACCGACGACGACGAGATTCTGCTGACCACCGAGCGCGGACAGCTCGTCCGCATTCCGGCCAGCGAGATCCGCACGGTCGGCCGTGCGTCGAAGGGGGTCCGGATCATGAACCTCAATAACGGCGACCGGATCACCGGCGTCGCGAAACTGGTCAAGGTTGAAATCGAAAAGACGGCCGTCACGGTTGACGGCGAAATCGAAAACAAGGCCGACAATGTGTTGGCGGAAGCGGCAGCGATGCCGGAAGAACCGGCAGTTCCGGGCGAAGACGTTCCGGAGCAGCCGGGAGAAAGCGAGGAGTAA
- the ung gene encoding uracil-DNA glycosylase produces the protein MEALPCAWREFLGGELDSAGFDATLERVAAERAAGLQVFPPEGQLFTALRLTPPEAVRVVLLGQDPYHDDGQAEGLAFSVAPGVKFPPSLRNIFKEYASDLGREIPLSGSLRNWAANGVLLLNSVLSVRAHEAGSHRKFGWERFTDSVIRSLNRRAEPVVFLLWGNFAIAKRPLIDESRHRVFENVHPSPLSAHRGFFGSRPFSQAEQALDGWKWPEL, from the coding sequence GTGGAAGCTCTGCCGTGCGCATGGCGTGAATTCCTGGGCGGTGAGCTCGATTCCGCCGGATTCGACGCGACCCTCGAACGGGTTGCCGCGGAGCGCGCGGCCGGGCTGCAGGTGTTTCCGCCGGAAGGGCAGCTGTTCACCGCGCTGCGCCTCACGCCGCCCGAAGCGGTCCGCGTGGTTCTGCTCGGGCAGGACCCGTATCATGACGACGGGCAGGCCGAGGGGCTGGCGTTTTCGGTGGCGCCGGGCGTGAAGTTTCCGCCGAGTCTGCGCAATATCTTCAAGGAGTATGCGTCGGACCTCGGGCGGGAGATTCCGCTCTCCGGATCATTGCGGAACTGGGCGGCGAACGGTGTGCTGCTGCTGAACAGCGTGTTGTCGGTCCGCGCGCACGAGGCCGGCAGCCACCGGAAATTCGGATGGGAGCGTTTTACCGACTCGGTCATCCGCTCGCTGAACCGGCGGGCGGAGCCGGTTGTCTTTCTGCTCTGGGGGAATTTCGCGATAGCGAAGCGGCCGCTGATCGACGAGTCGCGCCACCGGGTGTTCGAGAACGTGCATCCGTCGCCGCTGTCGGCGCATCGCGGTTTTTTCGGCAGCCGCCCGTTTTCGCAGGCGGAACAGGCGTTGGACGGCTGGAAATGGCCGGAACTTTGA
- the hisA gene encoding phosphoribosylformimino-5-aminoimidazole carboxamide ribotide isomerase, which yields MSLFRPCIDLHNGQVKQIVGSTLTDSGSSPRTNFVAEHDSAWYAELYRSDNLTGGHVIKLGPGNDEAAKRALAAWPGGLQLGGGVNCDNAAEWLEAGASQLIVTSFIFSDGELRIDRLEQLFDITGRERLVLDLSCRRREDGKYYIVTDRWQKFTSTAIHADTLAFLGDFACEFLIHAVDVEGKQAGIDEELLSLLAAESPIPCVYAGGIANFGDIGKIERAGKGRIAYTVGSALDIFGGPLSYCELAAYAGRKS from the coding sequence ATGAGTCTTTTCCGCCCCTGCATCGACCTGCACAACGGACAGGTCAAACAGATCGTCGGCTCCACGCTGACCGATTCCGGTTCGTCGCCCCGGACCAATTTCGTGGCGGAGCACGACTCCGCCTGGTACGCCGAGCTCTACCGGAGCGACAACCTGACCGGCGGGCATGTCATCAAGCTCGGCCCCGGCAACGACGAGGCCGCGAAGCGCGCGCTGGCGGCCTGGCCGGGCGGCCTGCAGCTCGGCGGCGGCGTGAATTGCGATAATGCGGCGGAGTGGCTCGAGGCGGGCGCCTCGCAGCTGATCGTGACGAGTTTCATTTTCTCCGACGGAGAACTGCGGATCGACCGGCTCGAGCAATTGTTCGACATCACCGGCCGGGAGCGGCTTGTGCTGGACCTCTCCTGCCGCCGCCGCGAAGACGGGAAATATTATATCGTGACCGACCGCTGGCAGAAATTCACTTCGACCGCGATCCATGCGGATACGCTGGCCTTTCTCGGCGATTTCGCCTGCGAGTTCCTGATTCACGCCGTTGACGTCGAAGGCAAGCAGGCCGGCATCGACGAGGAGCTGCTTTCGCTGCTTGCGGCGGAGAGCCCGATTCCGTGCGTCTATGCAGGCGGCATTGCGAACTTCGGCGACATCGGCAAGATCGAGCGGGCCGGAAAGGGGCGGATCGCCTACACGGTCGGTTCGGCGCTCGATATCTTCGGCGGTCCGCTGTCGTACTGCGAACTTGCTGCTTACGCGGGCCGGAAGTCCTGA
- a CDS encoding aconitate hydratase codes for MARGTVVQKIIEAHFVEGSRETGKPVAIRIDQTLTQDATGTMAYLELEAMNVPGVKTELSVSYVDHNMMQNGPENRNDHLYLQSVAAAKGVRFSPPGNGICHQVHLERFGVPGKTLIGSDSHTPTGGGIGMMAIGAGGLDVALAMAGKPFRIPYPKVIGVKLTGKLSPWCAAKDVILKLLSILTTKGNVGSVVEYFGPGVATLTVPQRATITNMGAELGVTTSLFPSDESTRVFLKAQDREKDFVPLAADPDAEYDQVIEIRLDEIEPLAACPSSPDNIKSVRELAGTKVGQVLIGSCTNSSYRDLAMVAMTLKGRRVSESVTLSIAPGSRQVLEMLARNGMLADIIASGARILETGCGPCIGQGQSPADDTVSVRTFNRNFAGRTGTKGDQAYLVSPETAVAIALTGEFTDPRTAGIEYPNVVEPEVFEINDNMIQLPGGSGEIVRKRTIGAPPVNQPLPDELDGVVVIKVGDKITTDHIMPAGIHLKHRSNIPVYAKVVFECFNEAGRPTFAERASAVRDSGKAGIIVGRDSYGQGSSREHAAICPMYLGVKVVAALAIERIHSANLVNFGIVPLVFANPADYDSIGENDSLVFHSLRGQLRPGEPVRGELTKADGTKKEIVFNHRLSAEDIRIILAGGMLNL; via the coding sequence ATGGCCAGAGGGACCGTTGTTCAGAAAATCATCGAAGCGCATTTTGTGGAAGGCAGCCGCGAAACCGGCAAGCCCGTCGCGATCCGGATCGACCAGACCCTGACTCAGGATGCGACCGGGACCATGGCCTACCTCGAACTCGAGGCCATGAATGTTCCCGGCGTCAAAACCGAGCTTTCGGTCTCCTACGTTGACCATAACATGATGCAGAACGGCCCCGAAAACCGCAACGACCACCTGTATCTGCAGAGCGTCGCGGCTGCGAAGGGCGTCCGTTTCTCGCCTCCCGGCAACGGCATCTGCCACCAGGTCCACCTCGAGCGCTTCGGCGTGCCGGGCAAGACGCTGATCGGGTCGGATTCCCACACCCCGACCGGCGGCGGCATCGGCATGATGGCGATCGGCGCGGGCGGGCTCGACGTCGCTCTTGCGATGGCCGGCAAGCCGTTCCGCATTCCGTACCCGAAGGTCATCGGCGTGAAGCTGACCGGGAAGCTTTCGCCGTGGTGCGCCGCGAAGGATGTGATCCTGAAGCTCCTGTCGATCCTGACCACCAAGGGGAACGTCGGCTCGGTCGTCGAGTACTTCGGCCCCGGCGTGGCGACGCTGACCGTGCCGCAGCGCGCGACGATCACGAACATGGGCGCCGAACTCGGCGTCACGACGAGCCTCTTTCCGTCCGACGAATCGACCCGCGTTTTCCTGAAGGCGCAGGACCGCGAGAAGGATTTCGTTCCGCTCGCGGCCGATCCGGACGCCGAATACGACCAGGTCATCGAGATCCGGCTCGACGAGATCGAGCCGCTCGCGGCCTGCCCCTCCAGCCCGGACAACATCAAGTCGGTCCGCGAACTGGCCGGCACGAAGGTCGGACAGGTCCTCATCGGTTCCTGCACGAACTCGAGTTACCGCGATCTCGCCATGGTCGCCATGACGCTGAAGGGGCGCCGGGTTTCCGAATCGGTCACGCTCTCGATCGCGCCGGGCAGCCGCCAGGTGCTCGAGATGCTGGCCCGCAACGGCATGCTGGCCGACATCATCGCCTCCGGCGCGCGCATTCTCGAAACCGGCTGCGGCCCGTGCATCGGGCAGGGACAGAGCCCGGCCGACGACACGGTCAGCGTCCGCACCTTCAACCGGAATTTCGCCGGGCGCACCGGCACGAAGGGCGATCAGGCTTACCTGGTCAGCCCCGAAACCGCCGTCGCCATCGCGCTCACCGGCGAGTTCACCGACCCCCGCACCGCCGGAATCGAATACCCGAACGTGGTTGAACCCGAAGTGTTCGAGATCAACGACAATATGATTCAGCTGCCGGGCGGTTCCGGCGAGATCGTCCGCAAGCGCACCATCGGCGCGCCGCCGGTCAACCAGCCGCTGCCGGACGAGCTCGACGGCGTCGTGGTCATCAAGGTCGGCGACAAAATCACGACCGACCACATCATGCCGGCCGGCATCCATCTGAAGCACCGCAGCAATATTCCGGTCTATGCGAAGGTCGTCTTCGAGTGCTTCAACGAGGCGGGCAGGCCGACTTTCGCCGAACGGGCTTCGGCGGTCCGCGATTCCGGAAAAGCCGGGATTATCGTCGGCCGCGACAGCTACGGGCAGGGGTCGAGCCGCGAACATGCGGCGATCTGCCCGATGTATCTCGGCGTGAAGGTCGTCGCCGCGCTGGCGATTGAACGGATTCACAGCGCGAACCTCGTGAATTTCGGCATCGTTCCGCTGGTCTTTGCGAATCCGGCCGACTACGATTCGATCGGGGAGAACGATTCGCTGGTTTTCCACAGCCTGCGCGGGCAGCTCAGGCCGGGCGAACCGGTCCGGGGAGAGCTCACGAAGGCCGACGGCACAAAGAAGGAGATCGTCTTCAACCATCGCCTGTCGGCGGAGGACATCCGGATCATCCTCGCCGGCGGCATGCTGAATCTGTAA
- a CDS encoding alpha-L-rhamnosidase — MNFEPVKWLGAAEQGGAPYFRCEFDAETVAGATLAICGLGWYEVCLNGRKVGDHVLDPIVTNYDLRARYVVYDVAAYLKPGRNTVGVVLGTGWYDHVDADVWNFDHAAWRDRCKFALHLRCGGAELVSGEPAGWRCTTAGPITFNSLRNGEYYDARLEMAGWAENGFDDSTWQVPVPLAPPGGVLEEQTSPPCRVMRVIRPVALKRLSPTRAVADFGVNLSGWCRIRVRGKAGDTVELRYGERLFPDGRVDKEHIGKFVLSGENQCDRYTLRGDGVEEWAPRFTFHGFQYCQIDGEPELESVTAEFVHTSFADAGNFESPDAELNALQRAVQESYRGNFVGIPFDCPHREKNGWTGDTQLAAETGLCNFDAASSLEQWLDTLADCQRPSGQLPGIAPACGWGYNWGSGPAWDAAFFVIPELIYRYTGSGRTYEKHFDGMLRYLDYAASRASGDLVAFGLGDWNHVDNAKIAPVEFTSSAYLMHCNRLAAKFARRLGRGEGAMLDARAECMRAALNARYNNGGGSFAHDEMTALGMALVFDIAPEGERAAAAERLARIVRDNGYKPYFGILGSRAVPRALADAGFVETAFRLFMQPEYPGWIHWLRQGATTLWGNWHGEASRNHIMFGDVSAWCFRYLGGLVPDEAHPGFSSVTLRPHPVPQLDWFRMFHDTPHGRISVGWRREGGTYQFNVSVPDGIEHHLEPEVE, encoded by the coding sequence ATGAATTTTGAACCGGTGAAGTGGCTCGGCGCGGCGGAACAGGGCGGCGCTCCGTATTTCCGTTGCGAATTCGATGCGGAGACGGTCGCCGGCGCGACGCTGGCGATCTGCGGTCTCGGCTGGTACGAGGTCTGCCTGAACGGCCGGAAGGTCGGCGACCATGTGCTCGATCCGATCGTGACGAATTATGATCTCCGCGCCCGTTATGTCGTCTACGATGTCGCGGCGTACCTGAAGCCGGGGCGCAACACCGTCGGCGTCGTGCTCGGCACCGGCTGGTATGACCATGTCGACGCCGATGTCTGGAATTTCGATCATGCGGCCTGGCGCGACCGGTGCAAATTCGCGCTGCATCTGCGGTGCGGCGGCGCGGAGCTCGTCTCCGGCGAACCCGCCGGCTGGAGGTGTACGACGGCCGGGCCGATCACCTTCAACTCCCTGCGGAACGGCGAATATTACGACGCGCGGCTCGAAATGGCGGGCTGGGCGGAGAACGGCTTCGACGATTCGACATGGCAGGTCCCGGTTCCGCTCGCGCCTCCGGGCGGTGTGCTCGAGGAGCAGACTTCGCCGCCCTGCCGGGTCATGCGGGTCATCCGGCCGGTTGCGCTGAAGCGGCTCTCCCCGACGCGGGCGGTGGCCGATTTCGGCGTGAACCTCTCCGGCTGGTGCCGCATCCGCGTCCGGGGCAAGGCCGGAGACACGGTCGAACTGCGCTACGGCGAACGGCTGTTTCCGGACGGGCGCGTCGACAAGGAGCACATCGGCAAATTCGTGCTCTCCGGAGAAAACCAGTGCGACCGTTACACGCTGCGCGGCGACGGCGTTGAGGAGTGGGCGCCGCGTTTCACGTTCCACGGCTTTCAATACTGCCAGATCGACGGGGAGCCCGAGCTGGAGTCCGTTACGGCGGAGTTCGTCCACACCTCGTTTGCGGACGCCGGGAATTTCGAGTCTCCGGATGCGGAACTCAATGCGCTGCAGCGCGCCGTGCAGGAGAGCTACCGCGGCAATTTCGTCGGGATTCCGTTCGACTGCCCGCACCGCGAAAAGAACGGCTGGACCGGCGATACGCAGCTTGCCGCCGAAACCGGGCTCTGCAACTTCGACGCCGCTTCGAGCCTCGAGCAGTGGCTCGATACGCTGGCTGACTGCCAGCGCCCGTCCGGCCAGCTGCCCGGCATCGCCCCGGCCTGCGGCTGGGGGTACAACTGGGGTTCCGGCCCGGCCTGGGATGCGGCGTTTTTCGTGATTCCGGAGCTGATTTACCGGTATACCGGCAGCGGGCGCACCTATGAAAAGCATTTCGACGGCATGCTGCGCTATCTCGATTACGCCGCATCGCGCGCCTCCGGCGACCTCGTGGCGTTCGGGCTCGGCGACTGGAACCATGTCGACAATGCGAAGATCGCCCCGGTCGAATTCACTTCGAGCGCCTACCTCATGCACTGCAACCGGCTGGCCGCGAAGTTCGCGCGGCGGCTCGGGCGCGGGGAGGGCGCGATGCTCGACGCGCGGGCGGAGTGCATGCGCGCTGCGCTGAATGCGAGGTACAACAACGGCGGCGGCAGCTTCGCGCATGACGAAATGACCGCCCTCGGCATGGCGCTCGTGTTCGACATCGCGCCGGAGGGGGAACGCGCCGCGGCGGCGGAGCGGCTGGCCCGGATCGTCCGCGACAACGGATACAAGCCGTATTTCGGCATTCTCGGCAGCCGCGCCGTTCCGCGCGCGCTGGCCGATGCCGGGTTCGTCGAAACCGCTTTCCGCCTCTTCATGCAGCCGGAGTATCCGGGGTGGATTCACTGGCTGCGGCAGGGGGCGACGACGCTCTGGGGCAACTGGCACGGCGAGGCGTCGCGGAACCACATCATGTTCGGCGACGTGAGCGCCTGGTGCTTCCGCTACCTCGGCGGCCTGGTGCCGGACGAGGCGCACCCGGGATTTTCGTCGGTGACGCTGCGGCCGCACCCGGTTCCGCAGCTCGACTGGTTCCGCATGTTCCACGACACGCCGCACGGCCGGATCTCGGTCGGCTGGCGCCGGGAGGGCGGAACGTATCAGTTCAACGTCTCGGTTCCGGACGGAATCGAGCATCATCTGGAGCCTGAAGTCGAATGA